The following are from one region of the Cystobacter ferrugineus genome:
- a CDS encoding ATPase domain-containing protein: protein MSGSDTDDSVQPPRDERVESGIPRLDFILKGGFKQGGIYALMGPPGSGKTILANQLCFNHIDKSDGRCVYMTLLIESHAKMLRHLESLRFFRLEEIPDKLYYISGYKVVRDQGFSGLLELIRGTLRERRATVFVIDGMESAEQFAPTVQAYGEFVHSLQALASLLGCTTFLISNMRDRTHTENALVDGVIELSDRLIGPRAVRELTVHKFRGSDYLRGRHEVEISSDGISIHPRTEVQFAHPGPSAREQRLRMAFGLPRFDEMLGGGLPSGSTTALVGSPGTGKTLLGLSFLVEGARQGQRGTYFGFYEPPPRLIEKAEAVGIPLERYVQDGSISLVWQPPLEHLMDSLAEQLLEKIRADSASERRRLFIDGAEGFRAAAVYPERVPIFLSALTNQLRSLDITTVITDELELFQSELVLPTPELANVAESVVLLRYVELRSQIYRLLSVMKMRESRYDTSLREFHITPGGIDVAESFQSAESILSGHVREVRAAPRVRKAAKKKGAATRGPKGKGRARPSRRGR, encoded by the coding sequence ATGAGCGGATCCGACACGGACGATTCGGTGCAGCCACCGCGCGATGAGCGCGTCGAGAGTGGCATTCCCCGCCTGGATTTCATCCTCAAGGGGGGCTTCAAGCAGGGCGGCATCTACGCGCTGATGGGCCCGCCTGGCAGTGGCAAGACGATCCTCGCCAACCAGCTGTGCTTCAACCACATCGACAAGAGTGATGGGCGGTGCGTCTACATGACCCTGCTCATCGAGTCGCACGCGAAGATGTTGCGCCACCTCGAGTCCTTGCGCTTCTTCCGGTTGGAGGAAATTCCCGACAAGCTCTACTACATCAGCGGCTACAAGGTGGTGCGGGACCAGGGTTTCAGCGGGCTGCTGGAGCTCATCCGCGGCACGCTGCGCGAGCGGCGGGCCACCGTGTTCGTCATCGATGGCATGGAGAGCGCCGAGCAGTTCGCTCCCACCGTCCAGGCCTACGGCGAATTCGTGCACTCCCTCCAGGCGCTCGCCAGTCTGCTGGGGTGCACCACGTTCCTCATCTCCAACATGCGTGATCGCACGCACACGGAGAACGCCCTGGTCGATGGGGTCATCGAGCTGTCGGATCGGCTCATCGGCCCGCGGGCGGTGCGCGAGCTGACGGTGCACAAGTTCCGGGGCAGCGACTACCTCCGGGGCCGTCACGAGGTGGAGATCTCCTCCGACGGAATCTCCATCCATCCCCGGACCGAGGTGCAGTTCGCCCACCCGGGCCCCTCCGCCCGCGAGCAGCGTCTGCGCATGGCCTTCGGCCTGCCCCGCTTCGACGAGATGCTCGGGGGAGGTCTGCCCTCGGGGTCCACCACCGCGCTCGTGGGCTCGCCCGGCACGGGCAAGACGCTGCTCGGACTCTCCTTCCTGGTGGAGGGGGCCCGGCAGGGCCAGCGGGGCACGTACTTCGGCTTCTATGAGCCTCCCCCCCGCCTCATCGAGAAGGCCGAGGCGGTGGGCATCCCCCTGGAGCGCTACGTCCAGGACGGCAGCATCTCGCTGGTGTGGCAGCCTCCGCTCGAGCACCTCATGGACTCGCTGGCCGAGCAACTGCTGGAGAAGATCCGGGCCGACTCGGCGAGCGAGCGCCGGCGCCTGTTCATCGACGGGGCCGAGGGCTTTCGCGCCGCGGCGGTCTACCCGGAGCGCGTCCCCATCTTCCTGTCGGCGCTCACCAACCAGTTGCGCTCGCTGGACATCACCACCGTCATCACCGACGAGCTCGAGCTGTTCCAGTCCGAGCTGGTGCTGCCCACGCCCGAGCTGGCCAACGTGGCGGAGTCCGTGGTGCTGCTGCGCTACGTGGAGTTGCGCTCGCAGATCTACCGGCTCCTGTCCGTCATGAAGATGCGAGAGAGCCGCTACGACACCTCGCTGCGCGAGTTCCACATCACCCCCGGCGGCATCGACGTGGCCGAGTCCTTCCAGAGCGCCGAGTCCATCCTCAGCGGGCACGTGCGCGAGGTGCGCGCGGCGCCCCGGGTCAGGAAGGCCGCGAAGAAGAAGGGCGCGGCAACCCGCGGTCCGAAGGGCAAGGGGCGCGCGCGGCCCTCCAGGAGGGGCCGTTGA
- a CDS encoding Imm52 family immunity protein, with amino-acid sequence MERFQAGAHWGGRKESAAECAARAEEFFRLLAGCDPAYSRWFEYAYSRKNALRLPFTPTAETFLRFFERKKYRLGRDAFYFDAWTGQEQTGRGGLLNLTCGSGTPFYANGCLLHLPREGAAAQRVLTVPVLKQVVRAMVLAWEPDRCAVVSEEDPSARRVVEADGACIGWLMYFSRAHGRVPSLPRSVRVEPVEELGTLIILTPEPFSPGNPAHAELAGRVRERLERAGLLPARAG; translated from the coding sequence ATGGAACGTTTCCAGGCGGGGGCGCATTGGGGAGGCCGCAAGGAGTCCGCCGCGGAGTGTGCCGCGCGGGCGGAGGAGTTCTTCCGTCTGCTGGCCGGGTGCGATCCGGCCTATTCCCGTTGGTTCGAGTACGCCTACTCCCGCAAGAACGCGCTGCGGCTGCCTTTCACGCCCACCGCGGAGACCTTCCTGCGCTTCTTCGAGCGCAAGAAGTACCGGCTCGGCCGGGACGCCTTCTACTTCGATGCGTGGACGGGGCAGGAGCAGACGGGGCGGGGTGGGCTGCTCAATCTCACCTGTGGCTCGGGGACGCCCTTCTACGCCAATGGTTGTCTGCTCCACCTGCCGCGCGAGGGGGCGGCCGCGCAGCGCGTGCTCACCGTGCCGGTGCTCAAGCAGGTGGTGCGTGCCATGGTGCTGGCCTGGGAGCCGGACCGGTGCGCGGTGGTGTCCGAGGAGGATCCCTCCGCCAGGAGGGTGGTGGAGGCGGATGGCGCGTGCATCGGCTGGCTCATGTACTTCTCGCGAGCGCATGGGCGCGTTCCCTCCCTGCCGCGCTCGGTGCGCGTCGAGCCGGTGGAGGAACTGGGCACGCTCATCATCCTCACGCCGGAGCCCTTTTCTCCGGGCAATCCGGCGCACGCGGAGCTGGCCGGGCGCGTCCGCGAGCGGCTGGAACGGGCGGGTCTGCTGCCGGCCCGGGCCGGGTAG